One genomic segment of Bacteroides caccae includes these proteins:
- a CDS encoding HAD family hydrolase, protein MDTTKIIAVLFDFDGVIMDTETQYTVFWNEQGHKYLGEEDFGRCIKGQTLTQIYEKYFSDKLEAQEEITARLNLFEKAMSYEYIPGVEAFIADLRRHGAKIAVVTSSNEDKMQNVYNAHPEFKGMVDRILTGEMFAHSKPAPDCFLLGMEVFSATPENTYVFEDSFHGLQAGMTSGATVIGLATTNTRKAITGKAHYIIDDFAEMTYEKLLTMQR, encoded by the coding sequence ATGGATACAACAAAAATAATTGCAGTATTATTCGATTTTGACGGTGTGATTATGGACACCGAAACCCAGTATACTGTCTTTTGGAACGAGCAAGGGCATAAGTACCTAGGGGAAGAAGACTTCGGCCGCTGTATTAAAGGGCAAACATTGACACAAATCTATGAGAAATATTTCTCGGACAAACTGGAAGCTCAGGAAGAAATAACCGCCCGCCTCAATCTCTTTGAGAAAGCGATGTCCTACGAATATATTCCCGGTGTAGAAGCTTTTATCGCTGACCTTCGCCGTCATGGTGCAAAGATAGCGGTGGTGACCAGTTCCAATGAAGATAAGATGCAGAATGTTTATAACGCTCACCCCGAATTTAAAGGAATGGTAGACCGAATTCTGACCGGCGAGATGTTCGCCCATTCCAAGCCTGCTCCCGATTGTTTCCTGTTGGGTATGGAAGTATTCAGTGCGACTCCCGAAAACACCTACGTATTTGAAGACTCTTTCCACGGGTTGCAAGCCGGAATGACATCCGGTGCTACCGTTATCGGTCTCGCCACTACTAACACACGAAAGGCCATTACCGGAAAAGCACACTATATAATAGATGACTTTGCGGAAATGACCTACGAAAAATTGCTTACGATGCAACGTTAA